CAAGTGAAAGCAACTTGCAAATCGGTAATGGCTTAATGAATAACTTAGTTATTGGCACAAATAATACAGCGAATAACCATATATATTTAGCGGCGTCAGATTCCAAGTTGTTAGAAACGCTAATGCTGCAGCATATTTTTGCCTTGCAACCGAATACTGCCCCTTTAGCCAACCTAGACTTGACTATTGAAAAGTTGCGGAAAGAGTATTTGAGGGGTCTACAGGAAGATAACGAAATCAAAGATGCGTTGTCGAACTATGTAGCGCCAGAAGGAATGGGGCTTTATGATTCAACCCGTTTCGATTTAAAAAGTAATGTTCAAGTTTTTTTGAACTCTGACAAAAAAGTCTTACTCCTGCTAGGTGAAGCGGGTTCAGGCAAATCGACGTTTAACCGGGACCTTGCGATTAGTTTGTGGGAGGCCTATACCCAGAAGGATAAAACAAAGGATACGCCAATTCCCGTATTCATAGGGTTATCGAGCTTGTCAGGGCCGGATCGGAATCTAGTGAGCGCTTTTTTTGAGAAGCAAGGGTTCTCGAAAGAGCAGATCAAAGAATTACAAAGTAAATATCGATTTGTATTAATTCTGGATGGTTTTGATGAGATCGAGCATCGGCAGCAGGTATTTTATAAAGATAATGAATTAGATGACTGGAAAGGCTCGAAAATCATAATCAGCAGTCGCCCAGAATATTTAGGACCAAACTATCAATACAAATTTCGTCCGTCAGGTGAGCGTAGCGCGTTACAGGAGTATCGGTTAGCGCCATTTTCGGAAGAAACGATAAAGCGGTATATTGACCGTTATAGCGAAACTTATCCTCACGCGGTATGGAGTGCAGAGCGATACAAAGAAGCCTTAGACGAGTCGAGCTTAAAAGAATTAGTCAGTAATCCATTTTTGCTGAAAATAACCTTGAGCGTGTTGCCTGAATTGAGTCAAAGAGGCCAAGTAAAGAATCAGCGCTTAACTCGAATTGCAATTTATGATCAATTTGTAAAAAGCTGGTTTGACCGTTCGCAACAGAGGCTAAATCAAATACTTGAGGTTGGCTCCAAAGAAAGAAAAGAATTCAAAGATTTGGAAAGAGAAGGCTTTACTGGTTTCGGAGTGGATTTTAGCAAGGAACTGGCATTGGAAATGTATAAAGCTGGGGAAGTGATAACGCCTTATCAGGCAGTAACCCATGCGAGATGGAAAAAAAATGATACTTCTACAGAGGCGGATTGGCGCAAGCGATTACTGAGCAATGAAGATACAACGACAGTGTTGATGCGCTTAAATGCGCCCTTAATCTGTCAGGACAGGCCAAATGATTCAGGTAAGGAATATCGATTTATTCATAAATCGTTGCGGGATTATTTTGTGGCGAGAGCATTGTGGGAAGAGCTAAAAAAACTGTCTGTAGTTGAACAATCCAATAATTCTAACCCACTGAGCGTCATGAAAGAGACACGAACGCTGTGGGAAGCACTGAGTGATTCTGTGAGAGTCGATCCGTCAGCGCTGTTCAACACACTGAACGTTGTTGAAGATCCCGCTGTGCAGAGTTTTGTCGTTGAGCGCGTGCGACAGGAAAGGGTGCTCATCCAGCCGCTATTAGGTTGGATCAAAGCATCCAAGACGGAAAAGGGAGTCAGCGCCGCTGCGGCCAATGCGATTACGGTCTTGGTCAGCGCGGGTGTGCAGTTGAATGGAATAGATTTAAAGGGTATCCAAATTCCAGGGGCGGATCTAAGTTTTGGGGTATTCGATTCGGCTCAGTTACAAGGTGCGGATTTAACAAAGGTCAAACTTCATAATAGTTGGTTGCGTCAGGCCAATTTAAGCGGCGCGCAGATGGCGGGTGTACAGTTTGGAGAACGGCCATTGCTCCAAGAATGGAGCAGTGTGAATTCCTGTGCGTATTCACCTGATGGGAAAACTTTTGCTGCGGGTCTTACGAGTAGTCATATCAGTGTGTATACGACTTCGGACTGGCAAAAAATCTGGACCTTAAGAGGCCATAGGTATCAGGTTAATAATATTGCATATTCGCCAGATAATACTCAGATTGCTTCCGGCAGTGATGACAAAACGGTGCGGCTGTGGGACCTGGAAACCCGTGCTATCCCCCGCGTTTTCGACCATAGCGATAAGATTACGAGCGTTATATATTCGCCGAAAGGGGATCAGCTCGCCTCGGGCAGTTTAGACGAAACAATTTGGCTGTGGGATCTGAAAACTGGTGCTGGCCGCATCCTAACAAGCTCTGTTGGTAGGGTTAGAAGCATTGTGTATTCACCGGATGGCAATCAGATTGGCTTTGGCAGTCATGACACAGCCCTTGGCGTAATGCTATTGGATGTGAGAACCGGGATGACCGTGCGTTGCCTATTGGCCCATAGTAGGGGGGTTACGAGCGTTGTATATTCGCTGAGGGGGAATCAGCTTGCCTCCGGCAGTTTGGACCATACTGTGCGGTTGTGGGACTTGAAAACCGGTGCTGCCATTCGTATCCTAATTGGCCATAGTAGTGGGGTTATGAGCGTCGTGTATTCGCCAGACGGCACTCAGCTTGCCTCCGGCAGTCTCGACGACACAGTGCGGGTGTGGGACGTGGAAACCGGAGCCTCTCGTCACATATTAAATGGCCATCGTAGTGGAGTTAATAGCATCGTATATTCGCCAGACGGCACTCAGATTGCCTCCGGCAGCTCCGACGACACAGTGCGGGTGTGGGATATTCAAACCGCCGTTACCCGCCACGCCTTAATTGGTCATCGCGACATGGTTAGCAGTGTCGTGTATTCGCCAGACGGCGCTCAGCTTGTCTCCGGCAGTCTCGACGACACAGTGCGGGTGTGGGACGTGGAAACCGGTACGGCTCACTATACTTTAAGCGGTCATGCACATGGGGTTTATAGTGTTGCGTATTCGCCGAAAGGAGATCAGATTGCCTCTGGCGGCAACTATCGTTACCCCTACACGAGTAGCTATGCAATACAACTATTCGACATAAAAACCGGAGATGGACACACCTTATATGGCCATACAGACACGGTTAGAAGTGTTGCGTATGCGCCAGACGGTGCTCTGCTTGTCTCGGGCAGTTGGGACAAGACAGTGCGGTTATGGGACGTGGAAACTGGGGCGG
The Mycoavidus cysteinexigens genome window above contains:
- a CDS encoding NACHT domain-containing protein, producing MSPINPSQNTLPSLASYFPQIASSFSSTQARTDDSSESNLQIGNGLMNNLVIGTNNTANNHIYLAASDSKLLETLMLQHIFALQPNTAPLANLDLTIEKLRKEYLRGLQEDNEIKDALSNYVAPEGMGLYDSTRFDLKSNVQVFLNSDKKVLLLLGEAGSGKSTFNRDLAISLWEAYTQKDKTKDTPIPVFIGLSSLSGPDRNLVSAFFEKQGFSKEQIKELQSKYRFVLILDGFDEIEHRQQVFYKDNELDDWKGSKIIISSRPEYLGPNYQYKFRPSGERSALQEYRLAPFSEETIKRYIDRYSETYPHAVWSAERYKEALDESSLKELVSNPFLLKITLSVLPELSQRGQVKNQRLTRIAIYDQFVKSWFDRSQQRLNQILEVGSKERKEFKDLEREGFTGFGVDFSKELALEMYKAGEVITPYQAVTHARWKKNDTSTEADWRKRLLSNEDTTTVLMRLNAPLICQDRPNDSGKEYRFIHKSLRDYFVARALWEELKKLSVVEQSNNSNPLSVMKETRTLWEALSDSVRVDPSALFNTLNVVEDPAVQSFVVERVRQERVLIQPLLGWIKASKTEKGVSAAAANAITVLVSAGVQLNGIDLKGIQIPGADLSFGVFDSAQLQGADLTKVKLHNSWLRQANLSGAQMAGVQFGERPLLQEWSSVNSCAYSPDGKTFAAGLTSSHISVYTTSDWQKIWTLRGHRYQVNNIAYSPDNTQIASGSDDKTVRLWDLETRAIPRVFDHSDKITSVIYSPKGDQLASGSLDETIWLWDLKTGAGRILTSSVGRVRSIVYSPDGNQIGFGSHDTALGVMLLDVRTGMTVRCLLAHSRGVTSVVYSLRGNQLASGSLDHTVRLWDLKTGAAIRILIGHSSGVMSVVYSPDGTQLASGSLDDTVRVWDVETGASRHILNGHRSGVNSIVYSPDGTQIASGSSDDTVRVWDIQTAVTRHALIGHRDMVSSVVYSPDGAQLVSGSLDDTVRVWDVETGTAHYTLSGHAHGVYSVAYSPKGDQIASGGNYRYPYTSSYAIQLFDIKTGDGHTLYGHTDTVRSVAYAPDGALLVSGSWDKTVRLWDVETGAVRHILSGHSHFVNSVAYSPDGTQVASGSHDETIRLWDAQTGAIRHTLIGHSGAVTSVVYSSEGDQLVSGSEDNTVRLWDVETGTVCYTLNGHKGPVYSVIYSSKGDQLASGGYDHTVRLWDVETGRCQIIIQSFDKPVQSIAWKEASNGHYLVTGSEDNAVRQWRIIQEGDSYKALLCWSSAQTALMVSGTSIQDVLGLSPVNQQLLKQRGAGSDLPLKLAS